The DNA sequence tacatatggttcCCATCGGGCTCATATGTGCTCTGTTAGTTTAATTagcactgggcattttactgtgtacatatCCTTATTATAGAGTGTAAAATGGTAAACCTTAAAGCATTTGGTTAAACTCTGGTTACACTTAAGTTCTGCCAGTTAAACAGtaagtaaatggactgcatttatatagcgcttttatccgaagcgctttacaattggtgcctctcattcacccattcacacacactcacacaccaatggtgaaaggctgccatgcaaggtaccaatcaactaaTTGGGAGCAATTAAGGGTTAGGtttcttgctcagggacactttgacacgcccagagcgggggatcgaaccggcaaccctccgactgccagtcaaccgctcttacctcctgagctatgtcacccctagTAAGTGTGCTATATATACCTATTCCTCAAGGAAAACCGCACAACTTCTGGATTATGTGCAGTGGAAGGATGTATACATGTGATAATGCCTCTATACACTGCTCTTACCTTGTTttacaaacacactgaaatcaAAAAGGAATGAAGATGTGTACCTGAAGCATTACAAACAACCATACCTGTGTCTACAATCTGCATTAAAAATGGGTGACAAGATCTGAAGCAGATCTAAAAAGTTTTTGCCGTCTCTACGTATTTAAAAGCAGTGGTTTGCTTCCAACTAGTGTTAATTGGctttaaagatattttaaatgagaaaaaacctTGCTCAACCTGTAGAACCATGTTAGAAGTGACAACACATCATAATAAAACTAGAATGTTCTGCATACTGCATCATTCCCACTACAGGATTTGGGAGAGGAGAAAGGTATGAGGGATGAAAAGAAACTGTGTGGGAGGATATAAATTTTCATTACACCAGGTAGGCTGAGAATTTAATTTCCACCTTAATATTATCAACATGTACGTTTGAGGAAATTGCCTGGCCActtcatgaaaaataaaggaTGTTGTTTGCATCTGAAGAAATTTGATTAACAGAGCCCTTAAAAAAATGGGCTTAATAGCAGAGCTTTGTCTGAGCTGACGTGAGAAGTTCTGATGGGGGATCGAAGTAGGCAACTTCACTGGGCGCCTCTTTCTAACGAGAACTCCGGTGACCTATGTACAAGCAGCTGGATTTCTGTTCTGTCATTGTATTAATAAGGACACACTGCCCTCTAATGGATAATTTAAGCACCTCACTGAAAAAGTTCCCATAAAGCCTAGCAAACggttgtgctctgtgctgtacggtTGTGCAGACAGCAAGTCTTCCACTTTGTAGAAGACGTGAAAACGGATCCACAGAGAAGGGGTCACAGAACAGAAGATGGTGTGGCACAGAATCGAACACCTGGCCACATGGTTTGGACCTGTAAGTGGGTCAGTAATCCTACGCACTGCGGAACATGACCTCCCAAGCAtcttgttccccccccccccccccaatttggaAAATTGCAGAAACAGCCCCAAAAATGCATGTGGCCATCCACCTCTTCTATTTACCCTGCAGCCCACCAGTTATGTTGAATGAATGGGTAATTCCAGGTCAATTTAACGCACTTTTGGATCacagattttaattaaatttggcaCGCTTGTTTGGTCTTATAAGAAACCCTAGGAGCCGGAATTACATTTGTCTCCCATCATTATTACGAGATATTATGAGATATCGGATAATTAAGTTGTGGCAAATTAGCTGATAATGACTTTGGCTTATCCATATACATATTGACTTAGCCatatctacagtacattaatattGGTAAtagagaaatgtttttaatgttatttttaaggTCATTTATCAATTATTGTAATCTTGAAAGTTTATCTACGaaagaaacatatttcaatATGGATCAAATTTTCACCACAGTTAGGTTATGATGTCATCAAGTCCTCCAGAAAATTTGGTCTTTGGGCTTTTGAGTTGTTGCCTAAATATCATTACTTATCTGTAGTGATCACATTACTAAGTCCTAACAGTGTTATTGAATATAATCAGTGCTAACAGACATAATCAGACACATGCAAAATTTCAATGCACTACCTTCTTGATAGGCCCTTCTTGATATGAGCTCACTTCAGGAGTCACTTGACTTTGCAAGCATCAGAGGTTATATTGTGGTAGCATATGATAATAATTGGTGGCTGTAATAATTGGTATTGAAGAGACAGTGCCCAGCACTGGAGAATTACCTATTAcctcagactatacctagactaaccaccaccacgctgtatatttcactctttaaaaaaaaaataataataaaaaattaaaaaaacccccCTTTcatgtcacttgttacatgttgccccatcccagcactttttcgtaatttgtatttgtcctaatactgtagcttattcttctgcctagtttgttttgtagaggttaggtcagtatagtgttcactgtgtgaactgtgttcttggctagaactagctgtacaaaataagtattgtaccttactgaacctatgtttagcagttgtctatggccatgaaatgcactttttgtacgtcgctttggataaaagcgtctgccaaatgaatctaatgtaatgtaatgtgaattgAGATCGGACATCTGCATTGTGATGGACCATCTCCATTGTACCTGTTCCCATAGTGCCGTGATACACTTGTGACGGACCACCAATTTGTACTAGTGGTGGTTACAGCAGTCATGGCAACTAAAATGGACATACACAATCTCGAGCAGACACACATTCCTTGCATCAAAAGCTCTGAAGGAGCAGAAATTGAGAGTATAATGCTAGGGCGTTTCTTATTTCtgcaagtaatttttttttcatctcctTTTTGATGTTTCAGTTGGactgttttcttgtttgctCTCTGATTGGATGATGATTCATGCTCTCCCTGAGTGGATGTAACCTTCCAAGCTACAAGTTTTGATGATCtccctgtgtttttgttttttttttgtttttgtattttagtcTTAGTTCAGTTGCAACTCCACATGGGTAACCTTCACGGTATCCTTCAGAactgttttcccttttctttcttctatattgctttggtttttttgcTGAGtggactttttttattttagtaccTTGCaaccatttgttttgttttggaggaACATGAAAGATACTGCTTATTAACTTCATCACATCAAGAAGGCAGTGCATTGAAATTTTGCATGTGTCTGAATATGTCTGTCAGCACTGATCATTATCATACCATACCCAAATAAGAGGCAATGACTCAAAAACCCAGAACCAAATTTTTTGGAGGCTTTGATGATGTAACCTAAGTTTGAATaaaatttgattcattttgaaaagtagGTTTACTTTCATAGATCAACTTCCAAGATTATAATTACTCATAACTCTGTTACCTGTAATTTTCAGGTGAACATAATTTGTATTTAACATACAGAGATGGGACAGTCCTTTAAAATGACATGAACCATTTATCTATGACTTATATTAATGTCGATATTGGCAAGTCAAAGTCATGAAGTTGCGCTAATTTGCACAAACTTTGTTAGCCCATATTTCCCTTAAGGATCCGAGACGAGTGTAATTTCGGTTCCAGGGGTTTCTTGTGAGTCTAAATGAGCATGCTAAATCTCATTAAATCGGTGACGATGCGGCCCGAAAGTGTGTTGATTTGACCAAGCCTTACCCGCATGGGaatcacctcccccccccccccccccccccccccccccccccccccacccctccctggtttacatttaaatacataaactaTTTTCAGACACAATTATTGCTTAGGTTCGTGTTTACAACTGCTAGATAATTGCTGTGACCTGCAATCATGGGAAACAAGCATTTTAAGACTTGGCTCTTGACTTTGCTACGACCTGTTCAACAATATTGTTCTTCTGTGTTTAATTACTGAAAGCATGGGGTGTGGCTgtttaaatctgtttaaaatgtgacctAATTGAGCAGTTACTTCAAGTCCTTAATTCCATTGAACCATCTGCGCTTCCtgatgtaaatgtgtaaattatcTATATTTCTGCAATTGATCTTCCTCCTGCAAGATTTTGTTCAACaaccaatatattttaaaagctaagataattaatacatttaaacacgTTTTTGAAAGGGTATGTATTTGAACCATACTAGATCTTTGAGGACTGGCCCTAAATTTATGCTTAAATTATGGCACAATGTAAATCCTATAAGGAGATATTGTGACAATATAATTTCACAATGACGCTGCAAGCCATGCAAATGTGAACATAGACTTAATAGTAgacttaataataatacaatattttttgtaaaagtgTAGATATTGGAGAACTAAGTAGTGTTATAATTAGCTATGGGAgaaatacactatatggccaaaagtatgtagacacctgacatccaacttCTCTTCCAAAACTatgggcattaatgtggagttggtcctctctttgctgctataacaacttccACTGTTCAGGGAAGGCTTAATACTACAAGCTGGAGTATTGCTGCATGGATCTGTTTCCATTTGGACAGAAAAGCATCAgagtgattaggcctggctcacatttggctttccaattgatcccaaagctgttggatggggttgaggtcaggggtttgtgcaggccagtcaagttcttccacaccaacctcgacaaaaccatttctatgtggacctcgctgtgtgctcgggggcattgtcatgctgaaacagaaaagggccttccccaaacttgccacaaagttggaagcacagaatcatctaaaaTGCCACTGCATTAAGATCTGCTTTCACAGGAACTAAGGGTCTttgccaaaaccatgaaaaacagcctcagaccaaGAGgtatccagatacttttggtcatacagtgtatatttttaaaaagcaatacatGGCTTTTGTTCTGAAAGaaatggataaaaaaatatccaagtctccaaaaccaaaaatcTAAATTACTATGTACATGAAACACTATTATATAATATGATCGGTGTTTTGATGACGGTTTCTCTGCTGTAGGTAGATCTGTAGGTACACCCAAGTGCAGAATGCTGTCACACAAGAAATGCCTACACGTTCAACCAACCCTTATATTACATAACGACACACAATCACAGCCTCAAAGTTTTTTAGTTATCTTAACAGACAAAGGTAACAAATGCGAGGCTTGGGAAAATTTGCtctttgcatacattttatctaaaattGAACAGTATAAAAAGCAAGATattcaatatacaaaatatgatttaaaaaaaaaaaaacctgacatgGAATAGGTTGGCTGTGAAATTGTGTTGTTAAAAGGACAGTGTTCCTGCCCATGCCTGTGGCCCAAGCCCAGACTGCCTAATCGATGTCAGTCTCTCCAGGCTGGTCATCGGCCGTTCCACACATACGCATGCCTCACTTAGCCTGGCTTCCTGGTTTCCGGTAATTGGTGACGTCAAATTCCAGGCCCTGATAATAGACTGCCAGACAGACCTTACACTGCTGCACAGACTCTCTGCTTGGCAACCTCACTTCCAGCCATTTTATCTGTCTGGATCCTCCAGCGGTGGAATGGCTATGCTATGGTCAATGAATTATTGATAGAATTATTGAACTTCATCCAATGGCGACAAGTCCAAGACACCTGTCCACACGTGGACATTTTGGTCAGTATCTGAtcacacatccatccattatctaacctgttTATTCCTGGCCAGGGTCCTGGGAGAGCTGCggcttatcccagcatgcattgggcaagaggcagaaaccacaccctggacaggtcagcCATTCATCTcaggtcacacacaccattcacacacacacagtcacaccggTGGCAACTTAGATGCTGCAATTAGGCTAACCTGTTATGTCtctggattgtgggaggaaaccggagtgcctggaggaaacccatatGGACACGGGTAGGACATGTGACCTCCACACGGAAAGACCccggctgggattcgaacctggGACCTTTCTGCTGTGAGCTGGCATTGCTGATCACACAGAGTAGTTTCATTCTCCTGCATGATCATTAATGTGTATGGCACCATGCCAATATTGTCCATATGAGTCACTGCTTGGCACCATGTGCCATGTACGCTATTAATAAGATGAATGattatttgtttaaaacttATAGCAATAAATACCTAGATTTggggaaaagaaaagcacaaataggattaaactataaaaataattgcagtactgatttaaaaaaaatcacccttGGAAAATGACTGTAACAACCCTAATTAGGTTAGGTTGAGCATAAAGGCATACAGCCAACCAACTCATTTTAACTCTGTTGGCTGCTGATAACAAATATTGCCCCTCAACTGTGCTTCTGTCAGTTTCAAGGACAAAGAGTGAATCATACAATGGTGGGcaagtaaaaacaaattatttaatcagATTCAGGTCCTCTGACACAGACAGCATCATGCATTTAATACCCCCCAATGAATTAACACTAATTAAGGCGGTAAGTGGCTTTCGCGGTTCAAGCAGCTTCTGTGAATTCTGCAGGGAGTGGCTACTCTGTGACTCACAGTGTGTGATGACTCTGTGGCTAATTCAGCAGCCCATAAAGAAACTCCCTTTTTGTGTGGATGTATTGGCGCAGCACATACCGTTCTCATTTTCGGGAAAGGAGTGCACCTCGCGGGTTGGTAAAAAATTCCTGGGCTGAAATACAGGCCGCCTCAATTCAGTCGCGTTCCCTGTGCAGACGACGGACTGCTGGCACCATGGGTCTCCACGCTTTTACGCTCCTTTTGCTAACTTCCTCGCTTTGTATTTCAAACGGGGACCAGCCAGTGGAAGAAGAACTTACCACACCAAGTAAGTTGAGTTTGGTCTGTCATTGTGGAGCTATAGTAGGCCTACCAGACCGGTTTTTGTTAGCAACATaaactttttcaaaatgtgtttttatatacTAACAACAAATCTCGCAAGTTAGTATATTCTCTTCCTAGAATCTCATATACAAACCAAGAGAGACCTTTAATCATGAATTTAGCCTGTCATTTTAAGAAGTCAGCCATGAGTTAATATTGTCAAGTTCTATTTTTCAGAGATTATTTCAAGGTAATTAGCTAGTACAGACATGATAGGCCTACTGTACATCGATCAGTGCTCGCGATCAAAGCTTAAGTGTCTTGAATTTAAAGATCTTTAgttgtttttgggggggttcAACCactccagaaataaaacaaaaaagaagagtgCTAAATAGAATGACTGATGAGTGTTCTTGTGGAGAATGACTAATGATAAATTCCTGTGGTGTTAGTTCATAGCCAACACAATATATCAACGAAGACATATACATGTCAATCAGAGCAACATTATGGTAAttggtaaaaatatatattctttaaaaaacgAATTCCTGCCTCAAGGCTCAAGCTTAAAGTGGCAAAAGGCATACATGTATATATCAGAGAAGTATATTTCTTGTGCAGCTCTAAAAAGATGGCAcgcttttgttattttaaatcagGAGGCCAGACCATTTCTGAAATAGGGCATTACATGCGCTTACGTCAGATAGGAAAGTTCCGCTCTCCATTTGGGAGAGCCGCCAAGTACAAACAGCAGAACTTTCGACTCAGATCAAGTAAATATTTAGAGACAATAGGTTGGCTTTATCCAGTTGAAATATGAATTGTCTGCATTCCATCAATCACAGCACAATGACCCACTGATAATCCAGGAAAATGTGTAATATAACATGCCTGATGAAGAACTTACTTCTTGATTTAttctaatattttaaaatgatctcaacaatttacaaatataaaattaattatggAGAAACCCAGAAAGTCAAATTGACAGTTGCGGCTCATCATCAAATAGCTGgctaaatgcaaaaacattctgtcataTAATGGCGTACTATCAATTTGTACAAGGCAAATCTCAAAACAACAGCTTTATGAATTACGATGATGCTGTATGATGGTTCTCATGAGCTGAAATACTCTGTTGTAGCTGGTTGTGGATAGTGTTATGTCATTGTTATGGCAGCATTGTGTAGGGCTAGTGGCAAATAGTTTACTATTATAGTTCACTATGTGACTGCGAGATCTGTTGCTGACTTAGAAATCAATACTGACTTCTCAACTGCCTGATGTTGGTGGAATAAGTGCATGTATACAGAATTGGTTACCTAGCTAGCTGTAGGGGAAAGGTTGCTCAAGGAATACAGTAATGGTAGCTAGGATGATTGTCTGCCGATAGCCGTTTACAGCAGCTTGCTATTGTTACGGTATGACACCGCATGCTACTGACCATTGTCCTTTTACTTTTTGTGCAAAGTCATCACAATATTTAATTGTGCCTCACCCGATCAAACTGCCACGGTTGTCTCAacttctggttttattttcctctttgtgTGTGATCAATCTGAAGGAAATCCTAAAAGCATTTACTCGAGACATAATGCATATTTGCGAATGTAACATTTTACAGGGCGCGTGCAACCTCTCGGTGGTTCATTTACACTACATCCTCAAAGCGCTGAAGTCCAGGGCGTGGCCAAGAAAGCAGTGGAGGACTTCAACCGAAGCTCCAAATCAAAGAAGTACTTCAGACTTCTCAATGTCACATCTGCTGAGTACCaggtaatgtaataatgtatgcATGTAAGTCTAGACACTTGTTCTTGTACTATTGGAATGTACTATTGGAATAGCGCTGTCACCTGACAGCAAAAAGGTACCGTGTACAAATTCCAGCCAagggtctttctgtgtggagtttgcgtatTCTTCCCGTGTTGGCGTATCTTTCCACCAAGTATGCCTGTCTCCTTCCACAGTCacgtatgaatgtgtgagtgaatgttgtgtggACCCTGCAATGGAATgacaaactgtccagggtgtattcctgcctcttgcccactgcatgctgggataggctccttAAAGCGTACACTTGTTCATGCTACTGTGTAGTCTCTACACATTTTTGATTGTAACACATTTTCTAAGTATCATGCAATAGCTTAATGTGtctcttgtttttaaaatgataggTTACAAACGTGATAAACTACAAGATAGATGCTGTGATTGGAAAGACAAAATGCCCTAGATCTGAAGATCCTGACCTGGAATCTTGTGTTTTGGGAAAAAAGGTAATTTAAAGgcaaatttaaatttatcagAATACCAACACTAATATATGAATGTACGATTAAATAATGTACAAATtggtttttataaaatgtaatatttttttttttgattacttcatcaaaatatgtttttgcatttattttgaagtgatttatttatttttgcagatgCGGCAGcgaaaatgtaaatttgagGTTACTTTCAACCCTCGGAATGACAAATATGACTTTTTTCATTCCTCCTGCAAGAAATGACCTTGCAATGACCTTGGATCCACGaggactcaaaaaaaaaataaatcaatcatttttttaaaatagactGCTTTTGTAGACTGGCTGGAAGcagcaaaatattattgtatatGTGGTGCttctcatttcttctttttttacagtttcttAGCAAATATTGGTCACGATAAGAAGATCAAAATGTGGGTTCAGTGTGAAAAGGGTACAATAGTTTCAATGCTAATCTACCACTGGGCTCTTTGTCACAAGtttgtgggcggggggggggggggggggggggggcattcatgCAGAGCTGTCCCTAgagttttggtggccctaaacaagagTATTGTTTTGACTTCAAGATTCCAGCGTAAATCACATGCTACTTAACGGCTGAATGAATTAACTCACTTACTTGCTTATGGCAGTCCATCGAAAGACAAAGATGACTTTGCTTCCATGCTTCGGCAGGATGAATCTGAATAGTCTGAAATATTCTCTTttcaaacatatatttataacCTTAGTTAGCTTTGGGGGTGAATACTGT is a window from the Anguilla anguilla isolate fAngAng1 chromosome 14, fAngAng1.pri, whole genome shotgun sequence genome containing:
- the LOC118213319 gene encoding cystatin-SN-like; amino-acid sequence: MYWRSTYRSHFRERSAPRGLVKNSWAEIQAASIQSRSLCRRRTAGTMGLHAFTLLLLTSSLCISNGDQPVEEELTTPRRVQPLGGSFTLHPQSAEVQGVAKKAVEDFNRSSKSKKYFRLLNVTSAEYQVTNVINYKIDAVIGKTKCPRSEDPDLESCVLGKKMRQRKCKFEVTFNPRNDKYDFFHSSCKK